A section of the Pan paniscus chromosome 11, NHGRI_mPanPan1-v2.0_pri, whole genome shotgun sequence genome encodes:
- the LOC100993131 gene encoding cell division control protein 42 homolog: MQTIKCVVVGDGAVGKTCLLISYTTNKFPSEYVPTVFDNYAVTVMIGGEPYTLGLFDTAGQEDYDRLRPLSYPQTDVFLVCFSVVSPSSFENVKEKWVPEITHHCPKTPFLLVGTQIDLRDDPSTIEKLAKNKQKPITPETAEKLARDLKAVKYVECSALTQKGLKNVFDEAILAALEPPEPKKSRRCVLL; this comes from the coding sequence ATGCAGACAATTAAGTGTGTTGTTGTGGGCGATGGTGCTGTTGGTAAAACATGTCTCCTGATATCCTACACAACAAACAAATTTCCATCGGAATATGTACCGACTGTTTTTGACAACTATGCAGTCACAGTTATGATTGGTGGAGAACCATATACTCTTGGACTTTTTGATACTGCAGGGCAAGAGGATTATGACAGATTACGACCGCTGAGTTATCCACAAACAGATGTATTTCTAGTCTGTTTTTCAGTGGTCTCTCCATCttcatttgaaaatgtgaaagaaaagtgGGTGCCTGAGATAACTCACCACTGTCCAAAGACTCCTTTCTTGCTTGTTGGGACTCAAATTGATCTCAGAGATGACCCCTCTACTATTGAGAAACTTGCCAAGAACAAACAGAAGCCTATCACTCCAGAGACTGCTGAAAAGCTGGCCCGTGACCTGAAGGCTGTCAAGTATGTGGAGTGTTCTGCACTTACACAGAAAGGCCTAAAGAATGTATTTGACGAAGCAATATTGGctgccctggagcctccagaaccGAAGAAGAGCCGCAGGtgtgtgctgctatga
- the NOL6 gene encoding nucleolar protein 6 isoform X1 has product MGPAPAGEQLRGATGEPEVMEPALEGTGKEGKKASSRKRTLAEPPAKGLLQPVKLSRAELYKEPTNEELNRLRETEILFHSSLLRLQVEELLKEVRLSEKKKDRIDAFLREVNQRVVRVPSVPETELTDQAWLPAGVRVPLHQVPYAVKGCFRFLPPAQVTVVGSYLLGTCIRPDINVDVALTMPREILQDKDGLNQRYFRKRALYLAHLAHHLAQDPLFGSVCFSYTNGCHLKPSLLLRPRGKDERLVTVRLHPCPPPDFFRPCRLLPTKNNVRSAWYRGQSPAGDGSPEPPTPRYNTWVLQDTVLESHLQLLSTILSSAQGLKDGVALLKVWLRQRELDKGQGGFTGFLVSMLVVFLVSTRKIHTTMSGYQVLRSVLQFLATTDLTVNGISLCLSSDPSLPALADFHQAFSVVFLDSSGHLNLCADVTASTYHQVQHEARLSMMLLDSRADDGFHLLLMTPKPMIRAFDHVLHLRPLSRLQAACHRLKLWPELQDNGGDYVSAALGPLTTLLEQGLGARLNLLAHSRPPVPEWDISQDPPKHKDSGTLTLGLLLRPEGLTSVLELGPEADQPEAAKFRQFWGSRSELRRFQDGAIREAVVWEAASMSQKRLIPHQVVTHLLALHADIPETCVHYVGGPLDALIQGLKETSSTGEEALVAAVRCYDDLSRLLWGLEGLPLTVSAVQGAHPVLRYTEVFPPTPVRPAFSFYEPLRERSSLLPRLDKPCPAYVEPMTVVCHLEGSGQWPQDAEAVQRVRAAFQLRLAELLTQQHGLQCRATATHTDVLKDGFVFRIRVAYQREPQILKEVQSPEGMISLRDTAASLRLERDTRQLPLLTSALHGLQQQHPAFSGVARLAKRWVRAQLLGEGFADESLDLVAAALFLHPEPFTPPSSPQVGFLRFLFLVSTFDWKNNPLFVNLNNELTVEEQVEIRSGFLAARAQLPVMVIVTPQDRKNSVWTQDGPSAQILQQLVVLAAEALPMLEKQLMDPRGPGDIRTVFRPPLDIYDVLIRLSPRHIPRHRQAVDSPAASFCRGLLSQPGPSSLMPVLDYDPPQLYLTQLREAFGDLALFFYDQHGGEVIGVLWKPTSFQPQPFKASSTKGHMVMSRGGELVMVPNVEAILEDFAVLGEGLVQTVEARSERWTV; this is encoded by the exons ATGGGGCCGGCGCCAGCTGGAGAGCAGCTTCGCGGAGCGACTGGAGAGCCAGAG GTGATGGAACCAGCCCTGGAAGGCACAGGCAAAGAGGGGAAGAAAGCATCCTCCAGGAAGCGTACATTGGCTGAACCTCCAGCGAAGGGCCTCCTGCAGCCAGTGAAGCTCAGCAGGGCAGAACTGTACAAGGAGCCTACCAATGAGGAGCTTAATCGCCTTCGGGAGACTGAGATCTTGTTCCACTCCAGCTTGCTTCGTTTACAG GTAGAGGAGCTACTAAAGGAAGTAAGGCTGTCAGAGAAGAAGAAGGATCGGATTGATGCCTTCCTACGGGAGGTCAACCAGCGGGTCGTGAGGGTGCCCTCAGTCCCTGAGACAGAG CTCACTGACCAGGCATGGCTCCCAGCTGGGGTTCGAGTGCCCCTCCACCAAGTGCCCTATGCTGTGAAGGGCTGTTTCCGCTTTCTGCCCCCAGCCCAGGTTACTGTTGTGGGCAGCTACCTTCTGGGCACCTGCATCCGACCAGACATCAATGTGGATGTGGCACTGACCATGCCCAGG GAAATCCTACAGGACAAGGACGGGCTGAACCAGCGCTACTTCCGCAAGCGTGCCCTCTACCTGGCCCACTTGGCTCACCACCTGGCCCAGGACCCCCTCTTTGGCAGTGTTTGCTTCTCCTACACAAATGGCTGCCACCTGAAACCCTCACTGTTGCTGCGGCCGCGTG GAAAGGATGAGCGCCTGGTCACTGTACGTCTGCATCCGTGCCCTCCACCTGACTTCTTCCGCCCGTGCCGCTTGCTGCCAACCAAGAACAATGTGCGCTCTGCCTGGTACCGAGGGCAGAGTCCTGCAGGGGATG GTAGCCCAGAGCCTCCTACCCCCCGCTATAACACATGGGTCCTGCAAGATACAGTTCTTGAGTCCCATTTGCAGCTGCTGTCAACCATTCTGAGTTCAGCCCAGGGCCTGAAGGATGGCGTGGCACTTCTGAAGGTCTGGCTGCGGCAGCGGGAGCTGGACAAG ggcCAGGGTGGGTTTACTGGGTTCCTTGTCTCCATGCTGGTTGTCTTCCTTGTGTCTACACGCAAGATCCATACCACCATGAGTGGCTACCAGGTCCTGAGAAGTGTCTTGCAGTTTCTGG CCACTACAGACCTGACAGTTAACGGGATCAGTTTATGTCTCAGCTCAGATCCCTCTTTG CCGGCCCTGGCTGACTTCCACCAGGCCTTCTCCGTTGTCTTCCTGGACTCCTCAGGCCATCTCAACCTCTGTGCTGATGTCACTGCCTCTACTTACCACCAG GTACAGCATGAGGCACGGCTGTCTATGATGTTGCTGGACAGCAGAGCTGACGACGGGTTCCACCTGCTGTTGATGACTCCCAAACCCATGATCCGGGCTTTCGACCATGTCCTGCA TCTCCGTCCACTGAGTCGCCTGCAGGCAGCGTGCCACCGGCTGAAGCTCTGGCCAGAGCTGCAGGACAATGGTGGGGACTATGTCTCAGCCGCTTTGGGCCCCCTGACCACCCTCCTGGAGCAGGGCCTGGGGGCTCGGCTGAACCTGCTGGCTCACTCTCGACCCCCAGTCCCAGAG TGGGACATCAGCCAAGATCCACCAAAGCACAAAGACTCTGGGACCCTGACCCTGGGACTCCTTCTCCGGCCTGAGGGACTGACCAGCGTCCTTGAGCTGGGTCCAGAGGCAGACCAGCCTGAG GCTGCTAAATTCCGCCAGTTCTGGGGATCCCGCTCGGAGCTTCGGCGTTTCCAGGACGGAGCCATTCGGGAAGCTGTGGTCTGGGAGGCAGCCTCTATGTCCCAGAAGCGCCTTATTCCCCACCAGGTGGTCACCCACCTCTTGGCACT CCATGCTGACATCCCAGAAACCTGTGTCCACTATGTGGGGGGCCCCCTGGATGCACTTATCCAAGGCCTGAAAGAG ACCTCCAGCACAGGCGAGGAGGCCCTGGTAGCGGCGGTGCGTTGCTACGACGACCTCAGTCGCCTACTGTGGGGGCTAGAGGGTCTCCCACTGACTGTGTCTGCTGTTCAGGGAGCTCACCCAGTGCTGCGCTACACAGAG GTGTTCCCACCAACTCCAGTCCGTCCAGCCTTCTCCTTCTATGAGCCTCTGCGGGAGCGGTCCTCACTGCTGCCCCGGCTCGATAAGCCCTGTCCGGCCTACGTGGAGCCCATGACCG TGGTTTGTcacctggagggcagtggccagTGGCCACAGGACGCTGAGGCCGTGCAGCGGGTCCGAGCTGCCTTCCAGCTGCGCCTGGCAGAGCTGTTGACACAACAGCATGGTCTGCAGTGCCGTGCCACTGCCACGCACACGGATGTCCTTAAG GATGGATTTGTGTTTCGGATTCGCGTGGCCTATCAGCGGGAGCCCCAGATCCTGAAGGAGGTGCAGAGCCCAGAGGGGATGATCTCGCTGAGGGACACAGCTGCCTCCCTCCGCCTTGAGAGAGACACAAGGCAGTTGCCGCTGCTCACCAGTGCCCTGCACGG ACTGCAGCAGCAGCACCCAGCCTTCTCTGGTGTGGCACGGCTGGCCAAGCGGTGGGTGCGTGCCCAGCTTCTTGGTGAGGGTTTCGCTGATGAGAGCCTGGATCTGGTGGCCGCTGCCCTTTTCCTGCACCCTGAGCCCTTCACCCCTCCGAG TTCCCCCCAGGTTGGCTTCCTTCGATTCCTTTTCTTGGTATCAACGTTTGATTGGAAGAACAACCCCCTCTTTGTCAACCTCAATAATGAGCTCACTG TGGAGGAGCAGGTGGAGATCCGCAGTGGCTTCCTGGCAGCTCGGGCACAGCTCCCCGTCATGGTCATTGTTACCCCCCAAGACCGCAAAAACTCTGTGTGGACACAGGATGGACCCTCAGCCCAG ATCCTGCAGCAGCTTGTGGTCCTGGCAGCTGAAGCCCTGCCCATGTTAGAGAAGCAGCTCATGGATCCCCGGGGACCTGGGGACATCAGG ACAGTGTTCCGGCCGCCCTTGGACATTTACGATGTGCTGATTCGCCTGTCTCCTCGCCATATCCCGCGGCACCGCCAGGCTGTGGACTCACCAGCTGCCTCCTTCTGCCGGGGCCTGCTCAGCCAGCCGGGGCCCTCATCCCTGATGCCCGTGCTGGACTATGATCCTCCTCAGCTCTATCTGACGCAGCTCAGG GAGGCCTTTGGGGATCTGGCCCTTTTCTTCTATGACCAGCATGGTGGAGAGGTGATTGGTGTCCTCTGGAAGCCCACCAGCTTCCAGCCCCAGCCCTTCAAG GCCTCCAGCACAAAGGGGCACATGGTGATGTCTCGAGGTGGGGAGCTAGTAATGGTGCCCAATGTTGAAGCAATCCTGGAGGACTTTGCTGTGCTGGGTGAAGGCCTGGTGCAGACTGTGGAGGCCCGAAGTGAGAGGTGGACTGTGTGA
- the NOL6 gene encoding nucleolar protein 6 isoform X2, with amino-acid sequence MEPALEGTGKEGKKASSRKRTLAEPPAKGLLQPVKLSRAELYKEPTNEELNRLRETEILFHSSLLRLQVEELLKEVRLSEKKKDRIDAFLREVNQRVVRVPSVPETELTDQAWLPAGVRVPLHQVPYAVKGCFRFLPPAQVTVVGSYLLGTCIRPDINVDVALTMPREILQDKDGLNQRYFRKRALYLAHLAHHLAQDPLFGSVCFSYTNGCHLKPSLLLRPRGKDERLVTVRLHPCPPPDFFRPCRLLPTKNNVRSAWYRGQSPAGDGSPEPPTPRYNTWVLQDTVLESHLQLLSTILSSAQGLKDGVALLKVWLRQRELDKGQGGFTGFLVSMLVVFLVSTRKIHTTMSGYQVLRSVLQFLATTDLTVNGISLCLSSDPSLPALADFHQAFSVVFLDSSGHLNLCADVTASTYHQVQHEARLSMMLLDSRADDGFHLLLMTPKPMIRAFDHVLHLRPLSRLQAACHRLKLWPELQDNGGDYVSAALGPLTTLLEQGLGARLNLLAHSRPPVPEWDISQDPPKHKDSGTLTLGLLLRPEGLTSVLELGPEADQPEAAKFRQFWGSRSELRRFQDGAIREAVVWEAASMSQKRLIPHQVVTHLLALHADIPETCVHYVGGPLDALIQGLKETSSTGEEALVAAVRCYDDLSRLLWGLEGLPLTVSAVQGAHPVLRYTEVFPPTPVRPAFSFYEPLRERSSLLPRLDKPCPAYVEPMTVVCHLEGSGQWPQDAEAVQRVRAAFQLRLAELLTQQHGLQCRATATHTDVLKDGFVFRIRVAYQREPQILKEVQSPEGMISLRDTAASLRLERDTRQLPLLTSALHGLQQQHPAFSGVARLAKRWVRAQLLGEGFADESLDLVAAALFLHPEPFTPPSSPQVGFLRFLFLVSTFDWKNNPLFVNLNNELTVEEQVEIRSGFLAARAQLPVMVIVTPQDRKNSVWTQDGPSAQILQQLVVLAAEALPMLEKQLMDPRGPGDIRTVFRPPLDIYDVLIRLSPRHIPRHRQAVDSPAASFCRGLLSQPGPSSLMPVLDYDPPQLYLTQLREAFGDLALFFYDQHGGEVIGVLWKPTSFQPQPFKASSTKGHMVMSRGGELVMVPNVEAILEDFAVLGEGLVQTVEARSERWTV; translated from the exons ATGGAACCAGCCCTGGAAGGCACAGGCAAAGAGGGGAAGAAAGCATCCTCCAGGAAGCGTACATTGGCTGAACCTCCAGCGAAGGGCCTCCTGCAGCCAGTGAAGCTCAGCAGGGCAGAACTGTACAAGGAGCCTACCAATGAGGAGCTTAATCGCCTTCGGGAGACTGAGATCTTGTTCCACTCCAGCTTGCTTCGTTTACAG GTAGAGGAGCTACTAAAGGAAGTAAGGCTGTCAGAGAAGAAGAAGGATCGGATTGATGCCTTCCTACGGGAGGTCAACCAGCGGGTCGTGAGGGTGCCCTCAGTCCCTGAGACAGAG CTCACTGACCAGGCATGGCTCCCAGCTGGGGTTCGAGTGCCCCTCCACCAAGTGCCCTATGCTGTGAAGGGCTGTTTCCGCTTTCTGCCCCCAGCCCAGGTTACTGTTGTGGGCAGCTACCTTCTGGGCACCTGCATCCGACCAGACATCAATGTGGATGTGGCACTGACCATGCCCAGG GAAATCCTACAGGACAAGGACGGGCTGAACCAGCGCTACTTCCGCAAGCGTGCCCTCTACCTGGCCCACTTGGCTCACCACCTGGCCCAGGACCCCCTCTTTGGCAGTGTTTGCTTCTCCTACACAAATGGCTGCCACCTGAAACCCTCACTGTTGCTGCGGCCGCGTG GAAAGGATGAGCGCCTGGTCACTGTACGTCTGCATCCGTGCCCTCCACCTGACTTCTTCCGCCCGTGCCGCTTGCTGCCAACCAAGAACAATGTGCGCTCTGCCTGGTACCGAGGGCAGAGTCCTGCAGGGGATG GTAGCCCAGAGCCTCCTACCCCCCGCTATAACACATGGGTCCTGCAAGATACAGTTCTTGAGTCCCATTTGCAGCTGCTGTCAACCATTCTGAGTTCAGCCCAGGGCCTGAAGGATGGCGTGGCACTTCTGAAGGTCTGGCTGCGGCAGCGGGAGCTGGACAAG ggcCAGGGTGGGTTTACTGGGTTCCTTGTCTCCATGCTGGTTGTCTTCCTTGTGTCTACACGCAAGATCCATACCACCATGAGTGGCTACCAGGTCCTGAGAAGTGTCTTGCAGTTTCTGG CCACTACAGACCTGACAGTTAACGGGATCAGTTTATGTCTCAGCTCAGATCCCTCTTTG CCGGCCCTGGCTGACTTCCACCAGGCCTTCTCCGTTGTCTTCCTGGACTCCTCAGGCCATCTCAACCTCTGTGCTGATGTCACTGCCTCTACTTACCACCAG GTACAGCATGAGGCACGGCTGTCTATGATGTTGCTGGACAGCAGAGCTGACGACGGGTTCCACCTGCTGTTGATGACTCCCAAACCCATGATCCGGGCTTTCGACCATGTCCTGCA TCTCCGTCCACTGAGTCGCCTGCAGGCAGCGTGCCACCGGCTGAAGCTCTGGCCAGAGCTGCAGGACAATGGTGGGGACTATGTCTCAGCCGCTTTGGGCCCCCTGACCACCCTCCTGGAGCAGGGCCTGGGGGCTCGGCTGAACCTGCTGGCTCACTCTCGACCCCCAGTCCCAGAG TGGGACATCAGCCAAGATCCACCAAAGCACAAAGACTCTGGGACCCTGACCCTGGGACTCCTTCTCCGGCCTGAGGGACTGACCAGCGTCCTTGAGCTGGGTCCAGAGGCAGACCAGCCTGAG GCTGCTAAATTCCGCCAGTTCTGGGGATCCCGCTCGGAGCTTCGGCGTTTCCAGGACGGAGCCATTCGGGAAGCTGTGGTCTGGGAGGCAGCCTCTATGTCCCAGAAGCGCCTTATTCCCCACCAGGTGGTCACCCACCTCTTGGCACT CCATGCTGACATCCCAGAAACCTGTGTCCACTATGTGGGGGGCCCCCTGGATGCACTTATCCAAGGCCTGAAAGAG ACCTCCAGCACAGGCGAGGAGGCCCTGGTAGCGGCGGTGCGTTGCTACGACGACCTCAGTCGCCTACTGTGGGGGCTAGAGGGTCTCCCACTGACTGTGTCTGCTGTTCAGGGAGCTCACCCAGTGCTGCGCTACACAGAG GTGTTCCCACCAACTCCAGTCCGTCCAGCCTTCTCCTTCTATGAGCCTCTGCGGGAGCGGTCCTCACTGCTGCCCCGGCTCGATAAGCCCTGTCCGGCCTACGTGGAGCCCATGACCG TGGTTTGTcacctggagggcagtggccagTGGCCACAGGACGCTGAGGCCGTGCAGCGGGTCCGAGCTGCCTTCCAGCTGCGCCTGGCAGAGCTGTTGACACAACAGCATGGTCTGCAGTGCCGTGCCACTGCCACGCACACGGATGTCCTTAAG GATGGATTTGTGTTTCGGATTCGCGTGGCCTATCAGCGGGAGCCCCAGATCCTGAAGGAGGTGCAGAGCCCAGAGGGGATGATCTCGCTGAGGGACACAGCTGCCTCCCTCCGCCTTGAGAGAGACACAAGGCAGTTGCCGCTGCTCACCAGTGCCCTGCACGG ACTGCAGCAGCAGCACCCAGCCTTCTCTGGTGTGGCACGGCTGGCCAAGCGGTGGGTGCGTGCCCAGCTTCTTGGTGAGGGTTTCGCTGATGAGAGCCTGGATCTGGTGGCCGCTGCCCTTTTCCTGCACCCTGAGCCCTTCACCCCTCCGAG TTCCCCCCAGGTTGGCTTCCTTCGATTCCTTTTCTTGGTATCAACGTTTGATTGGAAGAACAACCCCCTCTTTGTCAACCTCAATAATGAGCTCACTG TGGAGGAGCAGGTGGAGATCCGCAGTGGCTTCCTGGCAGCTCGGGCACAGCTCCCCGTCATGGTCATTGTTACCCCCCAAGACCGCAAAAACTCTGTGTGGACACAGGATGGACCCTCAGCCCAG ATCCTGCAGCAGCTTGTGGTCCTGGCAGCTGAAGCCCTGCCCATGTTAGAGAAGCAGCTCATGGATCCCCGGGGACCTGGGGACATCAGG ACAGTGTTCCGGCCGCCCTTGGACATTTACGATGTGCTGATTCGCCTGTCTCCTCGCCATATCCCGCGGCACCGCCAGGCTGTGGACTCACCAGCTGCCTCCTTCTGCCGGGGCCTGCTCAGCCAGCCGGGGCCCTCATCCCTGATGCCCGTGCTGGACTATGATCCTCCTCAGCTCTATCTGACGCAGCTCAGG GAGGCCTTTGGGGATCTGGCCCTTTTCTTCTATGACCAGCATGGTGGAGAGGTGATTGGTGTCCTCTGGAAGCCCACCAGCTTCCAGCCCCAGCCCTTCAAG GCCTCCAGCACAAAGGGGCACATGGTGATGTCTCGAGGTGGGGAGCTAGTAATGGTGCCCAATGTTGAAGCAATCCTGGAGGACTTTGCTGTGCTGGGTGAAGGCCTGGTGCAGACTGTGGAGGCCCGAAGTGAGAGGTGGACTGTGTGA